From a single Acidobacteriota bacterium genomic region:
- a CDS encoding gamma-glutamyl-gamma-aminobutyrate hydrolase family protein, producing the protein MSEAYRPIIGIPCRYNWNNNYYELRETYPEAIYAAGGTPVVLPLIPEMDYINTIMNHIDAICLSGAISDVDPLRYGHEPKQGLGPVVPKRDDLDSMLMTVAEARRLPILAICFGIQSLNVYRGGTLIQDIATEIKGALKHMQGDLFYRPSHSVTITEGSLLAKLADGNKTFVNSHHHQAIDIVGKNLEPIAWAADGIIEAVVDPRPDRFVLGVQWHPEVGWQNDNLSKNIFNLFIEKARERRNELNKDATEKETATSAR; encoded by the coding sequence TTGAGCGAAGCGTATAGACCCATCATTGGAATACCCTGTCGGTATAATTGGAATAATAATTATTACGAGTTGCGCGAAACCTACCCGGAGGCGATTTATGCAGCAGGGGGGACGCCTGTCGTACTTCCGCTCATTCCCGAAATGGATTACATCAACACGATTATGAACCACATTGATGCGATCTGTTTATCGGGTGCTATCAGTGATGTTGACCCATTGCGTTATGGGCATGAGCCGAAACAGGGTTTAGGTCCGGTAGTTCCCAAGCGTGATGACCTCGATTCAATGTTGATGACCGTAGCGGAAGCGCGACGGTTACCGATTCTGGCAATCTGTTTTGGCATTCAATCGCTCAACGTTTATCGCGGTGGAACCTTGATTCAAGACATCGCCACGGAAATCAAAGGCGCGCTCAAACATATGCAGGGCGATTTATTCTACCGTCCGTCGCATTCGGTGACGATTACCGAAGGCTCGCTGCTTGCCAAACTCGCCGATGGCAATAAAACGTTCGTCAACAGCCATCATCATCAAGCGATTGACATCGTCGGCAAAAATCTGGAACCGATTGCCTGGGCAGCCGATGGCATTATCGAAGCCGTGGTTGACCCGCGTCCCGACCGTTTCGTTCTCGGCGTGCAATGGCACCCGGAAGTCGGCTGGCAAAACGATAATCTGTCAAAAAATATTTTTAACCTGTTTATCGAAAAAGCCCGTGAACGACGTAATGAATTGAACAAAGATGCCACTGAAAAAGAGACTGCCACCTCGGCTCGATAA